The Falco cherrug isolate bFalChe1 chromosome 3, bFalChe1.pri, whole genome shotgun sequence genome segment CacataaggaaaaaaggcaagctACAGAGACTCCTGCTTTCAAGACTGAAGCCTCTTGACTTAAAAACTGCTTTCGCCTCAGGCgagaaaaaggttaaaaataaattacaaagatTAGAGAGCAATCATCActccaaaataaaaacctaGATGAAAATGTATTAGACTAGTTTTCCACTGAccagtgttttcatttgcatgtcACAGGTGGGTTGAAAACTGCTTGGATTGATGGTCTCAAAAGGTAATCAATGTACTGAACACTGGGAACTGGAACAGTTGACAACTGGGAACAAATGGAGTACCCTGGGGTCTTTACTGGGAATGATTGTTTCATAGTTCCATCACTAACAGGGATGTTAATACAGAATGTACCATCCACAAACTTGCAGATTGTAGTAAGTTGAGGGAGTGAATGGTGGGCATACTAAACAGCAGATTTAATCCAGAAGGATGTTCAGAGACCTGATCATTGGACCAACAGAAAATTTATGAAAGTGAACAAGTACAAAGCTCTTTCATGGGATGGAATACCCCCATGCTTCAGAACACAACAGGCACTGACTGCCTGAGTAGCAGCTTTGCTGAAAAGGACAGCAAAAAGCTTATGTTGATTGTCAACCTGAATATAAGCCAAAAGTGCACCATCACTGCAAATGGGGCCAAGCAGGCACTCAGCTGAATTAGAAGAAGCACAGCTGACAGACAGGTAGGTGATTATCCACCTCTGCTTAGCCTGGGGGAGGCCATAGCTGGAACAATGTTCAACTTCCGGTCACCTTGGTTCCTCAAAGGGCTGTCACGATGGGCAGGAACTTAGGTTACATACCCAAGCCACAATCTATGACTGCTGCTTCTTGTTATATCCCCTGGCACTAGCAAGAGGAGCTTAGCCCTATAAACTTTGTACATTCTCTTTCATTAGCTATTAGATTAGATTCATCTGCTACTAGAtagcccctcagcctcctcttcacAAACTTTTACCAGTCCAGTTCCCTCTGACTCTACTGTAGTGCATGTAACCTAGTCTTGGGGGATTCagattaggaaaaacttcttaaCTAGAACAGCGATGCAGAACAGGAAGAGGTtacccagggaagctgtgggatCACCATTCTTGGAAGATTTCAAGACATGGCTAGACAAAACCACAGCTGATCTGATCCCAATATTGGTGGCAATCCCGTTCAAAGCAGAAGCTGGACAGATTACATCCAGAAGTCCAATCCAACCAACATTTCTGTGACTCTGAACAGAAGTTTAACTACACAATTTATTCTTGTTTGACTAAGACCGCCCCACTAATTCATTACTTCTTCCTTGAACTTGTTTGTACAAGCACAAAGAATAACAATTTGATCTACAATTGtacttttttctgtgaaataacaTTACACAGGCATCTCAAGTTCTATACTGCAGAACTAGCGACCTTCTGCTATGTGAATTTTCTTTGCTATCTGCAACAGACATCACCTTTACTTCATCCAAAACCAGTGCCAGTTCTCCTCTGTATTCCTGCTTATCCTAGGTTAGCATCTAAGTTTATGACAATCAGGTCTCTATTGATATGTCTGTTTATGCTCTTATCAGACTTTCTGGCCAATAATATGTTTAAGGACCAACTTAAAAAGTACCTACCAATGAAAATACAGGAACAAACAAGTGTCTCCATATTGCTCATATGCTAGTTTAGTGAATCTGGAAAGAATTCAAGAAAGGCTTCTTCCAATTACATCTGTGGGTAGGATGGAAAAGTACATTGCATTACTTGAAACATTTTTGGTGAGTATTTTGAGTGTTACGCAGAATTTGCCTTTGCTGTAATACAGAGAGATGATGCAGGCTAAAATCTCCTAGAAGCTTCCAAAGTTTAATTGCCAGGCTccttttacatttcaaaatcagTGTGCAACAATATACTACAGTCCTTTTACTGTGTATTAGACTTGAGGTTTTGAATGAGCTGAAAAACTGGATGTGAGCACACGTATACAAAACTTCTTCCCATTATGCTTGTGCATGTAAATGTAGCAGTGACCTTTGCACAGTACTGGCACACTTGCACAAATCTCAGGGACTGATTGTTGATAGTCTGCTTCTTTGGCTTCTCCTTCTACCCAGCTTCTTACAATCCCTCCTCTGTTTCCACTGACATCTGTTGAAGTGGTAAACATCATCTTTGTGCTTGAGCAACATGGACATGGGATTCAAAGAGATCTCAGACCGTGCATTTGAGCAGGGAAGTGCCTGTGCTAACTCCCtctacctttctttttctcccataGTGAACCTATACAGCCTGCTTGTGACTTTGCCTGTCTTCCTGTATCGCTACTGGGATTTGATCTGCTTATTATTGATTCCAGGGAACACTTTCTTCTGACTTTCAAAAGCAACTGTCAGAGGAtaattcagcttttcaaaatgttgtgAGGTGGAGATGGATGTAACCCTATCTGGAGGGTTGGCCTTAGGGAGTAGCTGGAAACAGAGCATAGGACATGGGAAGAATTATGTAGGAAGAAGCcttaaaatgaacattttaaaataatatttttaatcataTGATTCCTCATTATGTTAGAAGAGAAGGCTGGTATCAAATCTTcactgatgttttatttttcttaagagcTGGAGCTCATATTAGTATATCACTGTTATCAGTTTATAGTTTTCTGCAGCCATAGCTGCTTTTCCATGGTGCTGCAAAGCTTGTCAGCCAtcacttttgaaagaaatattacCTCAGtgttggtttttaaaatttaagaaacaGTTTAGGTAATGTATATTAGGCAATGCTCCTGTTATCTGTGACTAAAATATTGAAATAGACAAATTTTCAGACATGAGAGAGCTAGGAACCTTTGAATAATTTTACATTatatgttttgggttttattaagTGGGAGCCGGAGGCATGTATCCGTCTTCTACTGTAGATGTACTTAGACATACATAAATCTCTCATTTAAAAAAGTGCTTATATAATTTGTTTCACCTTCTAGTCAGAGCAGGCTAATGGTACATCACCTCTTTAGTGCTTCAACTGAGTTGCTAAGCTACCATAAGTCTACTATTTCCAGTCATGTACCCTCATCCCACAAATATGACTGGCTAACACACCAAAACAACcttttgtatttatgtaaaGCATAAATAGAATTTTTGAGGTGAGTGATGGCTGTGGGTGTGAGAGAAgtgtccttttctttcctctgttgtAACCGATATTGCATTTTTATGACAACGTCCAGAGAAAAACCACACATAGAGCATTGTCTGATTAGCTTCTGGGTAAAGAGAGATAGTAAATGGAAAGATAAATGGGGATGAGAATAATGCacagagaaaagggaggaaCCAGAAGAAGGATAGACAGACAAACATCTGGAGCAAACAGGGCAATATGCCCTGGAAGCAGCTTCTCTCTATCTTCGCCCAGTCTCCTCTGCTCAAGCTCCACCTAAGTAGGTGAAGGGGAAAGACCCCTGTGCCCTGAGCACTTGCAGCATGGAGGGGGGTGATGAAGGAAGGGATGCCGAGTGACTGCTTCCCTGGGACAATCTGAAGGTTACACATTTCTGGCTGCAGGTGCAGAAAAATACCTTGTctggggagatgctgctttCTCACATTGGTCTTTATATGAATTTTCTCACTGCTCTCACAGTGTAGCTGTGTCCTTAAGGGTTAGTTATGCAAGTCCTGTCTGTGGCAGAAGTTAGTGTACACTGGCCCAGGGATCAGTAGCTGGATAATAAGTCTTTTTGAATCCTAGGTTGCATTATGTCTTGATAGGAAAGTAAATCTCACTCTCTCAGCAGCAAGCTGTTCTTTCATTGTGAGGATGCTGCTGGTGAATGATGTTTTCCAATGAATAAACGTGGGATTTCCTGCGCCACTAgttattttgtttgtcttgGGTGTCTGTGTTTCAGATTTATGAAGCAATCCATCTGGGGAAAGGCCCAGAAATAATTGGCTGAGCCTTTTGTTCTGATACAGGTCTTTATAACTACAGATCTATAGCAAATCCAAACATGAAAGTAAAATCATGCTTCACCTGGACGCTGGGATATTGAATACAAAATACACACAGGATGCATTCCTCTATCTCTTTATAGCTGTTAGTTGTAAAGCCAGCTAATgcacagaagatgaaaaaagttTGAGAGTTTGAGGAAAACTGGTACATCACATACAAAGCCCTCCATAGCCTTCCTGGTAGTTGACTGGAAATGTTCATTAGATCAACTTCCTTGCAAACATTACTCCCAGGTGTACTGACTGATTTTCCTGTAGCTTccatagctttaaaaaacaccTGGACTTTTGGTgttgttcagtatttttattttttttcaatcctCAATTGCAatgcttgaaaaagaaacagcaaaacaacttttgtctCTGTCTCTTCATATTATTTTGgcattcttttcctccttcttctcaAGGGCTTTCCCTGGCAGAATGCAAACAAGCTGATTCAGCTCATGCCAGGTAAGCACAGGGACATCCCTTCAGATGGATGTTTAGGAGATTTATTGATGCCTTTGACTCATTACCATTGCATAAGACCCATTTCTCACAAGTTGCAACTTTGTCGCCTGTTGCTTTCCTTCATCTGTTCTAAACAGAGACTTTTTCCTGCCCAACACCCTAATTCCTGATGGTAATAGGGTTTCTGCAATCAGTTCtgtcatcttttccttcctggaaATAAAATGATGAAGAAGGTTATTACCTGGAAAAAACTACTTTCTTTAGGACAATTTATTAAGCCATTTGTGACTTTGGCTCCTTGTTCTGTTTTTGGTCCTTAGATGGTTCtccatttcttaaaaattataagAAGCTTAGAAAGTGTAATGCAACTTTGGAACAACACATTGTGCAAATGGACAGTTAAGGCATAGAAAAGTTAGCAAAACAAGGGAAATCTGggagagagaacaaaaaaggaGATAAGTATTCTTCTGCTTCCTTGTCCTTTTCCTATTTTGCCACATGTGCAAAGCAGACCAACTTTGTGCACTAGAAGGAGCAAGGGGAAATCACAGTGAATcacagtctgaaaaataaaaagccctgAGTTCAGCTGCAGGAATTCTGTAAGATTGCTAGTACAGTTCTGTAAGATTGATAACTAAAACTCAGTATTCAAATACTATTCTGAAAAGTTAAAGAAGGGAAACAAATCTCTGGTAGCCCATCTGATTTCTTGCTCCTACTGGCAGCTCATGCTGCCATCTGAAGCTACTGTGCCGTGTTTTTCAGAGAGGCTCAGAATCAGCAGCCCCTCgactttctgcagctcctgagccCCATTGGCTGGAAGGCAAAGCAGAGGCGGAGAGTGCCCTGgatatttttctcctccacaCACCATAAAACAGGCAGCCGGCATGCACTGTCTGACAGTGAGACCGGTGCTTGcagtttaaaattactttctgctCCGCAGCAGTCACTTGACCATTTTATGTTTGCCTCTCTTAATGGAAGGGAACAAAAAAGCCTTGCAGCACACCAGTGAACTAAACAGGAACTGACCATAGGGGAGAATCTGATGCAAACTTACAGACTGTTGGGACTCCATGACATAGATCACCAAGGTAAATGTGAAGATGATCAGAAACTGCATCTGTGAGAGAGTAAACCAGTATTTCTGAGTTTGAAATCTTATTTTGTAACAGCAGTCAAAGTGTTCTGAACTGCCGCCTGCCTCTGTgctagtttatttttcttttcttcccaagCTGAAAAGCCAAAGAAGGTTTTAAAAGGAATGCACAAGGACCAGgagttttaaaagacagaatCTGAAAGGGGATCTCCATAAGATGAATTTCACTCAGCACCGTGGGACACTCCAGCCTCTTCATTTCTGGAACCACAGCTATGGACTGCATGGAGGTGGCAGTGAGCCCAGTGCAAAGGGCCACTCCTCAGGAGGCTGCTATGAGCAACTCTTTGTATCCCCCGAAGTGTTTGTGACTCTGGGCATCATCAGCTTGCTGGAGAACGTCTTGGTCATTGTGGCAATAGCCAAGAACAAGAACCTCCATTCACCCATGTACTTCTTCATCTGTAGCTTGGCAGTGGCTGACATGTTAGTGAGTGTATCTAATGGATCAGAAACTATTGTTATCACGCTGCTAAACAATACAGACACAGATGCACAGAGCTTTACCATAAACATTGACAATGTCATTGACTCAGTGATTTGCAGTTCCTTGCTTGCATCAATTTGCAGTCTCCTCTCAATAGCAGTGGACAGGTATTTTACTATCTTTTATGCCCTCCAGTACCATAATATCATGACGGTGAAGCGCGTAGGGGTGATCATCACATGCATTTGGGCTGCTTGTACGGTCTCAGGCATTTTGTTCATCATTTACTCTGACAGCAGTGTTGTCATCATCTGCCTTATTAGCATGTTCTTCACTATGCTCATTCTCATGGCATCCCTTTATGTCCACATGTTCATGATGGCTCGGATGCATATCAAAAAGATTGCTGTTCTTCCGGGGACTGGCCCTATTCGCCAAGGGGCCAACATGAAAGGGGCCATCACTCTCACCATCTTGATTGGAGTTTTTGTTGTGTGCTGGGCTCCATTTTTCCTGCACCTCATTTTCTATATCTCCTGCCCCTACAACCCTTACTGTGTGTGCTTCATGTCCCATTTTAACTTCTACCTTATCCTCATCATGTGCAATTCCATCATCGATCCACTTATCTATGCATTTCGGAGTCAGGAGCTAAGGAAAACATTCAAGGAGATTATATGCTGCTGTAGCCTGAGGGGAGTTTGTGATTTGCCTGGCAAATATTAAACTGAGTGGATACATTACTCTCTAAACAACATGCAGCACAGACTTCTAAGCCTTCAGATCCTCTCTCTCAGCAGAATTTcgtttaaatctttaaaaatgagCACTTCTTTCTGTCTCCTGAGTACTTCTTTCTGTCTCCTGAGCGCTTCTGTCTCCCCTCCCTCTCATCCTTGTATTCCGTTCACATGTAATTCATATTTCTGTATAATGTTCGTGATATCTACAGTTTGTAATTTGTTTGGCTGGAAAGAGAATTAGCACTTCATACCAGTTtataaataagcaaacaaatgtAATGATGAATGTGAAATACTAATAAACATGAGCAGCTGTATGTTCCAAATGCtgacaaaataaataacttgCCTGACTTACAGTACATATTGGCTGATACTGTTCCTTATTCTGTTGAAGTAATTATAGCTATCCATTACACTATATGCAGCTTAAAATAGAACACATGCTTCTCTATTAGTGGATTAGAGGTTCTCCGGTAttagaaagcagatttttcatAAAGGTTACTGCAACCAATGAGTTgtattaattaatttcaaaatcttttcctCCTACTTCACAAGCAGCAATTCTGTTTGTTACAGTTTTTGCCTACAACAAGATTTTTCAAATGCCTGCTACACAGACAATTGAATgcttggattttgtttgtttgttttttcaagatGATAATTGCTATATGTCTGAGTACCTTTTTGCAAAGTTGAAATTGCTCCCTAAAGCATCAGTTAGCCCTGGATATATTTGCTAGACTGGTATCCAGGTAGAATAGCACCGTCCATTCGGCCATGAAGCAGGTACATTATTACATTGACAGTGCCAGCATGACAGATTTACCTGACAAAGATGAAGAGGGAACTTCAGTTTGAACAGTCAGTCCTTCCTTGTTCTGAGgttctgtggggaaaaaggaCTCTGTGCTTTAGAAGGAAATACACCCTTGTTAGAAACAAGGTGCCCTCTGTTCTGAAGTGTGGAGTTAGGAGATGGGATCCACTGCCAGGATCCTTACAGAGGAGTCAAGGTATGTGTTAATTTGGCCTGAGCACCTGAGGCTATACTGTGGAGCATATGAGCTTTGTAGGGGCAATGCTAACACATGGAAGGGGCTAGCTGGTAAGTCTGTAAACCCATACTCCCTATCTTGCAGCCCTGTGTGTTAATGCTGCTTGAAGTCAGTTCACCTTTTCAGGCATCTAATTGATGTGTTCTCAGTTTCATGCTAAaacacctctctctctctctccagagATGATAATAGGAACCTCAAGTCCATGATTTTAACACCATCGGAGGTGCTTAAAGTATAAATGTGCATACACAGGATTCCATGAAGATGTCTCTTAACACCTCAACAATATCAACTTCTATGTAAGGtcatagaaatatatatttatttatttatttatctccAGGAAGTATAAAAACATAGTGGAAACCGGTAGAAGATGTGGAAATTTCTgatctgaaaatcaaaattaaatgtaaagaaTAATTTAGATTTTAATCCTGGATGTTTGATTTTACCAAGATGAGTAATGAATTAGTTGGATGAGCAGCCCTATTAATTTTCTTAGAAATGTCTTGTTACCTCAAGCTGCTTGTTCCCTTGTTAAAGAAAGacatataatgaaaagctaTTCATGAGAGCCCAATGTTCGCTACCTGGGATTCTTCTCCAGATGGAAGCTGATCTTTCAGTTGTGGGTAACTTTTCAGGATAATGTAAAATTGTGGCAACATTGGGTCCTCTGTCAAAGAGGGTGAAGAACTTAGGGTGAGTCTAAGTATCTTTAACTTTAATTTACTTACAGGGAGAGTAAGAAAGTCATTTGACTTTGTGCATCAAAGTCGCTTGGTAgaccagcagcagagaaatcaGGTCTCCTATGCCTACTCTTGCACTTGGGCCGCTCCATCCACCATACTGCTTGCAGCACATGCCTCTTACCTTCTCTCAGCTTTAGCATATTATGTTGCCACATCATAATGGTTGCAGTGTGGAAGATGTTGTAGTACATCTACTACATATAACTCTACTTATTTCCTTCCAGAGGAAACGATAAACATTTCAATAATACAACCCTGCCTGGTTCCACTGGGTATAGAATAAAAAATGCCAGACAAGGAGGATTAAAGTTCAAAGGGAgcaaaaaagaatgtttttaaattaatagtCTATACAAATATCCAATGGACTTTATTAAAGGCCTTGCCCTCTCCCACAAGACACGATGATAGCTATGCAAAAATGCTCCGGCAATAATGCAATAAATTGCTGAGGCCATAGTTCTCACTTGGTCTTTGCTTTGCCTCACTTTCTTTAGCTGTTTTATGACTGTAAATTATTATATTGGGCTCCAGATATTCCCTTTGTGGATGCAGAGAGGGACCAGTGAAAAGTGGCACAAGAGCAAGATACTACCTCAGGTGCTCTGAACACTACCTTGAAAGTCTCTCTTTCTCCCCTGAGGCTATACAAAGACCAGGCACCTGATTTAAACATATCTGGACCCTGAAGAAGATGTGCTTCTGTAAGTTACTTCCTGAACTCCCACTTGATTCTTGAAGCTAGCAGTCTCAATTCTTTTTGCAACCCAAGGGgaagagaaataattaatttgcatCAATGGTTTTCTTGTAGTTTGCAAAACCAGCGTGTAGCTCTTTTGAACTTATTTGGACTAAGACTAGTCAAGACAGTTGTGACCCCATTAAGCTCTAAATTACATTcagaaatctaattttaaaactagCTTATTCTAGAATTTTAGCAAATCTGAGGCTGCTTAGCAGctcttctgtgtttattttataaagctaaatgtatatacataccTTTTCCaatgcagtttttaattaaagaagaCTTTTTCATTTCATGGTATTATCTTCTAAAGTGTAATTTATTGAAATTGCTGGTAATCCTCCTACATAGGTAATTTTCCTATTCCCAGATACTTTGTTCCT includes the following:
- the MC4R gene encoding melanocortin receptor 4 translates to MNFTQHRGTLQPLHFWNHSYGLHGGGSEPSAKGHSSGGCYEQLFVSPEVFVTLGIISLLENVLVIVAIAKNKNLHSPMYFFICSLAVADMLVSVSNGSETIVITLLNNTDTDAQSFTINIDNVIDSVICSSLLASICSLLSIAVDRYFTIFYALQYHNIMTVKRVGVIITCIWAACTVSGILFIIYSDSSVVIICLISMFFTMLILMASLYVHMFMMARMHIKKIAVLPGTGPIRQGANMKGAITLTILIGVFVVCWAPFFLHLIFYISCPYNPYCVCFMSHFNFYLILIMCNSIIDPLIYAFRSQELRKTFKEIICCCSLRGVCDLPGKY